TCGAGTCGGAGCACTTCAAGACGGCGATGGCCTGGATGCCGGACTCGATCGTCCGGACCCCGGAGATCATCAACGTGGAGGTCCCCGGCAGCGGCTGGAGCGCGATGGCGGAACTCGGCCCGCGCGGCTGAGCCCGCCGCCGCCGGGCGGCCGGGCGGGCGGTGCCCGACGAGCGGTCAGGCGCCGGCCGCCCGGTCCCGGCGGCGGGAGGCCAGCAGGCTGGCCGCGGTGGTGACGACCAGCACCACCACGATGAAGCCCAGCGAGAACGCGATGCCGATCTCCGGGACGTGCACGCCGCTCTCGTGCAGCGCGTGCAGGATCAGCTTGACGCCGATGAAGCCGAGGATCACCGACAGGCCGTAGGACAGGTAGACCAGCCTGGTCAGCAGGCCGCCGATCAGGAAGTACAGCTGGCGCAGGCCCATCAGCGCGAAGGCGTTGGCGGTGAAGACGATGTAGGCGTCCTGGGTCAGGCCGAAGATCGCCGGGATCGAGTCCAGGGCGAACAGCAGGTCGGTGGTGCCGATCGCCAGCATGACGGTCATCATCGGGGTCATCAGCCGGCGGCCGTCCACCCGGACGAACAGCCTGGTGCCGTGGTACTCGTCCGTGGACGGGACGCGCCGCTTGATCAGCCGCAGCAGCCACCCCTCGTGGTACTCCTCCGCCTCCTTGTCCTGCCCGGCCTCCCGCAGCAGCTTGACGGCCGTCCAGACCAGGAACGCGCCGAACAGGTAGAACACCCAGGAGAACCGTTCGACCAGCGCCGCGCCGCCCGCGATGAAGACCGCCCGCAGCGCCAGGGCGACCACCACCCCGAACATCAGCACCCACTGCTGGTAGATCCTCGGCACCGCGAACTTGCCCATGATCAGGATGAACACGAACAGGTTGTCGACGCTCAGCGACTTCTCCGTGACGTACCCGGCGAAGAACTCCACCGCCGACCGCGACCCGGCGTACCCCCACACGAAGCAGCCGAACAGCCCCGCCAGCACCACCCACACCGTGGTCCAGACCCCGGCCTCCTTGATCGAGACCTCGTGCGGCTTGCGCCCCCCGATGAAGAAGTCGGCCACGATCAGGGCGATCAGCACCGCGATGGTGCCGGCCCACAGACCCGCGGACACGTCCAAGGCTGCTCCTCGAGGTCCCGTCGAAAGCACCATCCTGACCGGCCGGAACCGCCCCGCCCGCACGACACACCCGGACGCCCCGGACGGAGGGCGGGTGGGGGTCGGAGCGGGAATTGCGGACGGGAAGTGGCCGGTGCGGTCCGTAGCGTGGCGGTAGGCGAACCACTCGACGGGAGAACCCGCACCGCATGGACGACGTGCTGTCCCTCCGCACCCTGAACCGGACGCTGCTCGAACGGCAGTTCCTCACCGAGCGCACCGGCCGGCCGGTGCCGGAGGTGGTCGAACGGCTGGTCGCGCTCCAGGGGCAGGAGCCGAACTGGCCCCACCTGGGGCTGTGGGCCCGGGTGGCGGGCTTCCGGCGGGCGGACCTGGGGCCGCTGCTCGCGGACGGACGGCTGGTGCGCTCCCTGTCGCTGCGCGGCACCCAGCACCTGTCCGGCGGGGCGGACCTGCCGCAGTGGCGGACGCTGCTCCGGCCGGTGCTGGAGCGCCTCTCCCGGGCCCGGCACTTCGCGGTGGCGACGGAGGGCCTCGACCCGGACGGGATCGCCCTGGCGGCAAGGGAGTTGCTGGCCGAAGGGCCCCTCCCCCGGCGGGCCCTCGGGCAGGCGCTGGCGCGGCGCCGTCCGGGGCGGGACGGGCGGTTGCTGGCGGGCGTCGCGGAGCTGCGGGTGCCGATGGTGCACGGGCCGGAGACCTCCGCCTGGGGGTCCTGGGGCACCCGTCCGAACGTCACCCTGGCGCTCACCGGGGAGCCGGCCGGCGAGCTGCCGGTGGCCGCGGCGGTGCTGCGCTACCTGGCCGCGTTCGGGCCGGCGGGGGTGCGGGACTTCCAGAGCTGGTCCGGACTGACCCGGACCCGCGCGGCGTTCGAGGCGCTGCGGCCCGGGCTGCGGGTGTACCGCGACGAGCGGGGCACCGAGCTGTTCGACCTGCCGGACGCGCCGCTCGCCGACCCGGAGCGGCCCGTCCCGGTGCGCTTCCTGCCCGCCTACGACAACCTGCTGCTCGGGCACGCCGACCGGACCCGGGTGGTCGCCGACGTCCACCGCCCCCTGGTGATGCCGGGCCGGGCCCTGGTCCGCCCGACCTTCCTGCTGGACGGCTCCGTCGCGGGCACCTGGGCGGTCGCCGGAGAGGAGCTGCGGATCTCCCCGTTCGCCCCGCTCCCCGCCGCCCGGGCCCGGGCGGTGACGGCGGAGGCCGAGCGGCTGGCGGCCTTCCTCGGGCCGGAGTGGCGGGTGGCGCTCGCGGCGGGGTGACGGCCCGTCAGGTGGGCACCGGCGGTCCGGACACGCCGGTGCCCACCGCACCCCGTCCGCCGACGGGGTGCGGTGGCGCTCGTGGCGGGCCGTCAGAGGCCGGTGTTGTAGTAGCCGCCGACGGTGCGGCGGTACTCGGGGTCGAGGGCGTGCGACTCGTGGTGGTACTCGGGGGCGTTCTTGATCTCGTCCTTGGTGCTGCCCACCCAGACGGTGCGGGCCTCCTCGTCGATGCGGCGGATGGTGCCCGCCGGGAGGAGGACGCTGCGGCCGAAGATCCACGGGCCGGTGTCGACGACGATGTGGCCGTCCTCGGCCTCGTAGGAGTGCTTGTCGACCTTGCCGATGTGGCCGTCGGCGGCCTCGACCCGGAAGCCGGTCAGATCGACGCCCGGGTTGTAGCCCTCCGCCTTCTCATAGCCCCACATGCCGTTGCTCACAACTGCCTCCTTGGTGAGGGGAGTTCGTCGTTCTGCCGGTTCGGCTGCCCGGTTTTCGGGCGGGCATGCGCGGCTTTTCGACGGATTTGGTGGTTTAAGAGCGACGGAGGGGGCGGCGGTATGGCGCGGGCGGCGGCGGGTGCGCGTTTCCGGGTGTGCCGACGGGGCGTCAACTCGCGTTCATGACAGGTGGATGACAGTTCCGTGGCGGGGCGCGCGGGACCCCTACCGGCAGGTCACCGCGCGGACTAGCGTGCGCCCGGATTCCGATACCAGCTGTCAGGAAGAGGCCCAGGTGCCCGCTGCTCCCGTTCCCCGCCGACTGCGTTCGGCCGCCCTCGCCGTGCTCACCTCCGCCGCGCTGCTGTTCGGCGCGCTCACCGCCCAACCGGCCGCCGGGGCCGCCGCCGGGCCCGCCCCCGCCGCCGGGGACCCGTGCCTGGGGCAGTGCCAGGACATCCTGACGGCGGGCGAGAACGGCCACGCCACGCTGGCCGGGATTCTGCTGCACCAGACCGTGGGGACCCGTCCGGCGCACTCCGCCGACCAGGTCGACGCGTACGACGCGCTGCTGCACGACTACAGCGGCCTGACGCCCGACCAGCTGGCGAGCTACTTCGACGACGCCTCGTTCGGGGTGCCCGCCGGGCAGGTGGAGAGCACCACCACACCGCGCACCGGGGTGACCATCACCCGGGACAAGGCGACCGGCACGCCGCACGTCAAGGGAGTGACCCGCTCGGACACCGAGTTCGGCGCGGGGTACGCGGCCGGGCAGGACCGGCTGTGGCTGATCGACGTGCTGCGGCACGTGGGACGCGGGCAGCTGTCCTCGTTCGCGGGCGGCGCGGCGGGCAACCGGGCGCTGGAGCAGAGCCTGTGGGCGGTGGCCCCGTACACCGAGGCGGACCTCCAGCAGCAGGTGGACCGGGTGAAGGCGGCCGGCCCGCGCGGGGCGCAGGCCTGGCAGGACATCCAGGACTACGTGGCGGGCCTGAACGCCTTCGCGGCGGCCGACGTCGCGGCGAACAACTACCCGGGCGAGTACGTGCTGACCGGCCACGGCTCGACCATCGAGCCGTTCACCGCGACCGACGTGGTGGCGATCTCCTCGGTGATCGGGGCGATCTTCGGCGGCGGCGGGGGCGGCGAGGTCGGCAACGCGCTGGCCCGGCTCGCCTTCCGGCAGCAGCTCGGCACCGAGGCGGGCGACCGGGCGTACGCGGCCTGGCGGGCCGAGGACGACCCGGAGGCGACGCCCACCGTGCACGACGGCAGCAGCTTCCCGTACGCGGCCTCGCCCGCCGCGCCGGTGGGCACCGCGCTGCCCGACCCGGGCTCGGTGACCGAGCTGCCGCACGCCGCCAACGGCACGGGCACCGGGGCGAGTTCGGCCGCGCCCACCACCGCGTCCAGCGCCACGTCCGCCGCCGCGTCCGCCGCCGCCGCGTCCAGCGCCGAGGGCGTGCTGCCCGCCGACCTGATCACCGCGAAGAAGGGCATGTCGAACGCCCTGCTGGTGTCCGGCGCGCACACCGCCTCCGGGCACCCGATCGCGGTCTTCGGCCCGCAGACCGGCTACTACGCGCCGCAGATCCTGATGGTGCAGGAGTTGGACGGGCCGGGCCTGCGCAGCCGGGGCGCGTCCTTCCCGGGGCTGAGCTTCTACGTGGAGATCGGCCGCGGCCTGGACTACTCGTGGAGCGCGACCTCCGCCAACCAGGACATCACCGACACCTTCGCGGTCGACCTGTGCGAGCCGGGCGGCGGCACCCCGAGCACCGCCTCCACCGGCTACCTGCTGGACGGGACGTGCACCCCGTTCGAGCGGCTGACCCGGCACAACGCCTGGCAGCCGAGCACCGCGGACTCCACCGCGGCGGGCTCCTACGATCTGGTGACGCTGCGCTCGGCGTACGGGCTGGTCACCCACACCGGGACGGTCGGCGGGCGGCCGGTGGCGTACACCGCGCTGCGCTCCACCTACCGGCACGAGGCGGACTCGGTGATCGGCTTCCAGCAGTTCAACGACCCGGCGGCGATCACCTCGGCGGCGGCGTTCCAGCGCGCCGCGCAGGACATCGGCTACACCTTCAACTGGTTCTACGCGGACGCCGACCACACCGCGTACTACAACTCCGGCGCCGAGCCGCTGCGCGCGCCCGGCACCGACCCGGACCTGCCGATCCTGGCGCGGTCCGCCTACCTCTGGCAGGGCTGGGACCGGACCGCGAACACCTCCGCGGTCGAGCCGCCCGCCCGGCACGCCCAGTCCACCGACCAGGACTACTACGTCAGTTGGAACAACAAGCAGGCCCCGGGCTTCACCTCGGCCTGGGGCAACGGCGCGGTGCACCGGGCCGACCTGCTGGACTCCCGGGTGAAGGCGCTGACCCAGCGCGGCGGCGTCACCCGCACCGACCTGGTCAAGGCGATGGAGGACGCCGCCAACGTCGACCTGCGGGCCGAGCGGGTGCTGCCCGAGCTGCTCGCGGTGCTGGACTCCGCGCCGGTCACCGACCCGGCGGCGGCCGCCGCGGTCGCCGGGCTGCGGGCCTGGGCGGCGGGCGGCTCGCACCGCCGGGAGGCGAGCAAGGGCGCGGGCGTGTACACCGACGCGGAGGCGATCCGGGTGCTGGACGCCTGGTGGCCGCTGCTGGTGGAGGGCGAGTTCCGGCCCGGCCTGGGCGACGGGCCGTGGCGGGCGCTGACGGCCGTCGCGCCGATCAACGAGACGCCCTCGGGCGGGCAGTTGGGCGGGACGTCCGGCGGCAGCGACATCGCGGCGGGCGAGGCTCACAAGGGCTCGGCGTTCCAGCACGGCTGGTGGTCGTACGTCGACAAGGACCTGCGCACGGTGCTCGGCCGGTCCGTCACCGGCCCGCTGGACCGGGCGTACTGCGGCGGCGGCACGCTCGGCGCCTGCCGGCAGGTACTGCTGACCACGCTCGCCCAGGCGGTGGCGACCCCCGCCGCCACCACCTACCCGGCCGACAAGTACTGCGCGGCGGGCGACCAGCTGTGCGCCGACTCGATCGTGCACCGGGCGATGGGCGGCATCACCGTGCCGCGGATCGCCTGGCAGAACCGGCCCACCTACCAGCAGGTGGTGGAGTTCCCGGCCCGGCGCACCGACGACCTGACCAACCTGGCCCGCGGCGCGACCGCGACCGCCTCCGACTACCAGGACGCGATCGTCGTCTCCTACCCGCCCAAGCAGGCCGTGGACGGCAACCCCGGCACCCGCTGGGCGTCCAAGACGGTGGCCACCGCCTGGCTGAACGTCGACCTGGGCGCGGTCCGCAAGGTCGGCCGGGTGGTGCTGGACTGGTCCGACCAGTACGCCACCT
This is a stretch of genomic DNA from Kitasatospora fiedleri. It encodes these proteins:
- a CDS encoding TerC family protein; amino-acid sequence: MDVSAGLWAGTIAVLIALIVADFFIGGRKPHEVSIKEAGVWTTVWVVLAGLFGCFVWGYAGSRSAVEFFAGYVTEKSLSVDNLFVFILIMGKFAVPRIYQQWVLMFGVVVALALRAVFIAGGAALVERFSWVFYLFGAFLVWTAVKLLREAGQDKEAEEYHEGWLLRLIKRRVPSTDEYHGTRLFVRVDGRRLMTPMMTVMLAIGTTDLLFALDSIPAIFGLTQDAYIVFTANAFALMGLRQLYFLIGGLLTRLVYLSYGLSVILGFIGVKLILHALHESGVHVPEIGIAFSLGFIVVVLVVTTAASLLASRRRDRAAGA
- a CDS encoding winged helix DNA-binding domain-containing protein — translated: MDDVLSLRTLNRTLLERQFLTERTGRPVPEVVERLVALQGQEPNWPHLGLWARVAGFRRADLGPLLADGRLVRSLSLRGTQHLSGGADLPQWRTLLRPVLERLSRARHFAVATEGLDPDGIALAARELLAEGPLPRRALGQALARRRPGRDGRLLAGVAELRVPMVHGPETSAWGSWGTRPNVTLALTGEPAGELPVAAAVLRYLAAFGPAGVRDFQSWSGLTRTRAAFEALRPGLRVYRDERGTELFDLPDAPLADPERPVPVRFLPAYDNLLLGHADRTRVVADVHRPLVMPGRALVRPTFLLDGSVAGTWAVAGEELRISPFAPLPAARARAVTAEAERLAAFLGPEWRVALAAG
- a CDS encoding PRC domain containing protein; this encodes MSNGMWGYEKAEGYNPGVDLTGFRVEAADGHIGKVDKHSYEAEDGHIVVDTGPWIFGRSVLLPAGTIRRIDEEARTVWVGSTKDEIKNAPEYHHESHALDPEYRRTVGGYYNTGL
- a CDS encoding penicillin acylase family protein codes for the protein MPAAPVPRRLRSAALAVLTSAALLFGALTAQPAAGAAAGPAPAAGDPCLGQCQDILTAGENGHATLAGILLHQTVGTRPAHSADQVDAYDALLHDYSGLTPDQLASYFDDASFGVPAGQVESTTTPRTGVTITRDKATGTPHVKGVTRSDTEFGAGYAAGQDRLWLIDVLRHVGRGQLSSFAGGAAGNRALEQSLWAVAPYTEADLQQQVDRVKAAGPRGAQAWQDIQDYVAGLNAFAAADVAANNYPGEYVLTGHGSTIEPFTATDVVAISSVIGAIFGGGGGGEVGNALARLAFRQQLGTEAGDRAYAAWRAEDDPEATPTVHDGSSFPYAASPAAPVGTALPDPGSVTELPHAANGTGTGASSAAPTTASSATSAAASAAAASSAEGVLPADLITAKKGMSNALLVSGAHTASGHPIAVFGPQTGYYAPQILMVQELDGPGLRSRGASFPGLSFYVEIGRGLDYSWSATSANQDITDTFAVDLCEPGGGTPSTASTGYLLDGTCTPFERLTRHNAWQPSTADSTAAGSYDLVTLRSAYGLVTHTGTVGGRPVAYTALRSTYRHEADSVIGFQQFNDPAAITSAAAFQRAAQDIGYTFNWFYADADHTAYYNSGAEPLRAPGTDPDLPILARSAYLWQGWDRTANTSAVEPPARHAQSTDQDYYVSWNNKQAPGFTSAWGNGAVHRADLLDSRVKALTQRGGVTRTDLVKAMEDAANVDLRAERVLPELLAVLDSAPVTDPAAAAAVAGLRAWAAGGSHRREASKGAGVYTDAEAIRVLDAWWPLLVEGEFRPGLGDGPWRALTAVAPINETPSGGQLGGTSGGSDIAAGEAHKGSAFQHGWWSYVDKDLRTVLGRSVTGPLDRAYCGGGTLGACRQVLLTTLAQAVATPAATTYPADKYCAAGDQLCADSIVHRAMGGITVPRIAWQNRPTYQQVVEFPARRTDDLTNLARGATATASDYQDAIVVSYPPKQAVDGNPGTRWASKTVATAWLNVDLGAVRKVGRVVLDWSDQYATSYRIDVSTDGAAWRTVYSTTTDRGGLENRSFTPVDARHVRVVLLARGTDNRYSLNEVGVYGK